The Engraulis encrasicolus isolate BLACKSEA-1 chromosome 22, IST_EnEncr_1.0, whole genome shotgun sequence genome includes a region encoding these proteins:
- the larp6a gene encoding la-related protein 6a, producing MASPPNEKITHTKAMRALTNAFFRFLSFLLPPSWLQLAFCWWVGDECGKMPWPNPRARFKGKKPLTYQEVAPQEDSILSASPAPSCVSLAANSSAPPPQGSPWGRIRELWQAVERIFGAPLGILHRWWQKPQAFCGLYPVVAFDSSASSVNISRGATGSEADVLTADTFTSGSMSTTMELHGQSVSGLVGHTVNEEVITVDQHQQDMSTQVTITVAIQAAEDEDQDPDEEVSSNHLDIHGGSGSDDEIARHDKSSGAGTSGGELEEESWQPPDPELTQKLVAQIEYYLSDENLEHDAFLLKHVRRNKLGFVSVKLLTSFKKVKHLTRDWRTTAYALRQSAMLELNDEGRKVRRRTMVPVFASESLPSRMLLLSELHLWPELGVELQAGGGAADAGGGAGSNVGGVGSNGGGGGSTQQERLMELLLKAFGTYGPIASVRVLKPGKDLPADLKKLSGRYTQLGREECAIVEFEEVEAAVKAHDAVGERGDGSSPLGLKVVLIGTKPPKKKVGKERGPREDGEAGVVGMGMRKSRSLNSRVRELQFGDDSACSSSETESNPTSPRLARKTRSLNKLSPTSGGTGFQNNHLSPAVSPRSSPWSSPRASPCSQRKSPYGGKSPLVSEGRLSPEPGRRWADYSSDSSLTPSGSPWVQRRKQVASQESSPVGSPMMGRKIQNADGLPPGVVRLPRGPDGTRGFHPLAISERCKTVTTQT from the exons ATGGCAAGCCCCCCGAATGAAAAGATAACACATACAAAGGCTATGCGTGCGCTGACAAATGCGTTTTTTCGGTTTCTGTCCTTTCTCCTGCCTCCCTCCTGGCTTCAGCTCGCATTTTGCTGGTGGGTTGGGGATGAGTGCGGAAAGATGCCATGGCCCAATCCGAGGGCGCGTTTCAAAGGGAAAAAGCCTCTTACATATCAGGAAGTAGCGCCACAAGAAGACTCCATCCTCTCCGCTTCCCCAGCTCCTAGCTGTGTCTCGCTAGCTGCTAACAGCtccgcaccaccaccacagggCTCTCCGTGGGGTAGAATCCGGGAGCTCTGGCAAGCTGTGGAGCGCATCTTCGGGGCTCCCCTTGGCATCCTTCACCGCTGGTGGCAGAAGCCCCAAGCCTTTTGTGGCCTTTACCCCGTCGTAGCTTTCGATTCGAGCGCCAGCTCCGTCAATATCAGCCGGGGCGCCACTGGCTCGGAGGCGGACGTACTGACAGCAGACACGTTTACCTCGGGTAGCATGAGTACAACCATGGAGCTCCACGGCCAGTCTGTATCAGGCTTGGTCGGGCATACCGTAAACGAGGAGGTGATCACCGTGGACCAGCACCAGCAGGATATGAGCACCCAAGTGACCATAACTGTTGCCATTCAGGCAGCGGAGGACGAGGACCAAGACCCTGACGAGGAAGTCTCGTCAAATCATTTGGACATTCACGGAGGAAGCGGCAGCGACGACGAAATTGCACGGCATGACAAATCAAG TGGGGCTGGCACGAGCGGaggcgagctggaggaggagagctggcagCCCCCGGACCCGGAGCTGACCCAGAAGCTGGTGGCCCAGATTGAGTACTACCTGTCGGATGAGAATCTGGAGCATGACGCCTTCCTGCTCAAACATGTCAGACGCAACAAGCTGGGTTTCGTCAGCGTCAAGCTGCTCACCTCCTTCAAAAAG GTGAAGCACCTGACGCGTGACTGGAGGACCACGGCCTACGCCCTGCGCCAGTCTGCCATGCTGGAGCTGAACGACGAGGGCCGCAAGGTGCGCCGCCGGACCATGGTACCCGTCTTCGCCAGCGAGTCCCTGCCCAGCCGCATGCTGCTGCTCAGCGAGCTCCACCTCTGGCCCGAGCTGGGAGTGGAGCTGcaggcaggaggaggggctgcaGACGCAGGGGGTGGAGCTGGATCAAATGTGGGCGGGGTTGGATCTAACGGAGGCGGAGGTGGTAGCACACAGCAGGAGCGGCTCATGGAGCTGCTGCTGAAGGCCTTCGGGACCTACGGGCCGATCGCGTCTGTGCGAGTCCTGAAGCCTGGAAAGGACCTGCCCGCTGACCTGAAGAAGCTGAGCGGACGCTACACGCAGCTGGGCAGGGAGGAGTGTGCCATCGTGGAGTTTGAGGAGGTGGAGGCTGCCGTCAAGGCCCATGATGCGGTGGGCGAGAGGGGCGATGGCAGCAGCCCACTGGGGCTGAAGGTGGTTCTGATCGGCACAAAGCCGCCCAAGAAGAAGGTGGGTAAAGAACGGGGACCGCGGGAGGATGGAGAAGCCGGTGTGGTGGGCATGGGCATGCGCAAGAGTCGCTCCCTCAACAGCCGCGTGCGCGAGCTGCAGTTCGGCGATGACTCTGCGTGCAGCTCCTCTGAGACAGAGAGCAACCCCACCTCGCCGCGGCTGGCCCGCAAGACCCGCTCGCTCAACAAGCTGAGCCCTACATCCGGCGGCACAGGCTTTCAGAACAATCATCTGAGCCCGGCCGTCTCCCCCCGCTCCAGCCCCTGGTCCAGCCCCCGAGCTAGCCCTTGCTCCCAGCGCAAGTCCCCCTATGGCGGCAAATCGCCCCTGGTCAGCGAGGGACGACTCAGCCCGGAACCGGGCCGGCGCTGGGCCGACTACTCCTCGGACAGCAGCCTGACCCCCTCGGGCAGCCCCTGGGTGCAGCGCCGCAAGCAGGTGGCCTCCCAGGAGAGCAGCCCCGTAGGGAGCCCCATGATGGGCAGAAAGATCCAGAATGCAGACGGCCTTCCTCCAGGGGTAGTGCGTCTGCCCAGAGGGCCGGACGGCACCCGGGGCTTTCACCCTCTCGCCATCAGCGAGCGGTGCAAGACTGTTACCACACAGACCTGA